A stretch of the Chanos chanos chromosome 1, fChaCha1.1, whole genome shotgun sequence genome encodes the following:
- the LOC115819201 gene encoding ATP synthase subunit C lysine N-methyltransferase, which yields MEDSIEVILQDKSSPLLHRNQFNPRLSASSGALLLGLYGVWRIFALPGFRKIPTRLKVPYLPSSKTQTQNVLRLLHGRRGCLADLGSGDGRLVFAATSVGFQCTGFEINSILIGYARAKAWWKGIPTSTARFVSEDFWKTNLSNYDNVTVFLAPGVMEVLGEKLEEELPDDACVIACRFPFPQWAATASEGFGLDQAWAYDMGAIRKTAHTH from the exons ATGGAGGATAGCATAGAAGTCATTCTTCAGGATAAAAGTTCCCCATTACTTCACCGTAACCAGTTCAACCCTCGCCTCTCGGCTTCTTCAGGTGCCCTGCTTCTGGGTCTCTATGGCGTCTGGAGAATATTTGCTCTCCCTGGCTTTCGGAAAATACCCACAAGACTTAAG GTGCCCTATTTACCTTCAAGTAAAACCCAGACTCAGAACGTCTTGAGGCTTCTGCATGGACGCAGGGGTTGCCttgctgatctgggatcaggtGATGGAAGATTG GTCTTTGCTGCTACATCTGTGGGTTTTCAATGCACTGGTTTTGAAATCAACTCAATTCTGATTGGCTATGCTCGAGCTAAGGCCTGGTGGAAGGGAATACCTACAAGCACCGCAAGATTTGTCAGTGAGGATTTTTGGAAG ACCAATTTGTCCAACTATGACAATGTGACAGTATTCTTGGCGCCTGGAGTG ATGGAGGTGCTGGGTGAGAAGCTGGAGGAGGAGTTGCCAGATGACGCATGTGTGATCGCCTGCCGTTTCCCTTTCCCTCAGTGGGCTGCCACAGCATCGGAGGGCTTTGGTCTGGACCAGGCTTGGGCCTACGACATGGGTGCCATTCGCAAAACTGCCcacacccattaa
- the rab3c gene encoding ras-related protein Rab-3C: MDLYGKMAVTQDGRQKDSPDQNFDYMFKLLLIGNSSVGKTSFLFRYADDSFTSAFVSTVGIDFKVKTVYKNDKRIKLQIWDTAGQERYRTITTAYYRGAMGFILMYDITNEESFAAVQDWSTQIKTYSWDNAQVILVGNKCDMEEERVVSVDNGRLLAEQLGFEFFETSAKDNINVKQTFQRLVDIICDKMSDTLETDQGVAMGTPNAKLTDNPSPPAHTDCGC; this comes from the exons ATGGATTTATACGGGAAG atggCAGTCACGCAAGATGGAAGGCAAAAAGACAGTCCGGACCAGAACTTTGATTATATGTTTAAACTATTGCTAATCGGGAATAGCAGTGTTGGAAAAACATCTTTCCTCTTCCGCTATGCTGACGACTCTTTTACATCCGCCTTTGTCAGTACCGTGGGAATTGATTTCAAAGTCAAAACTGTGTACAAAAACGACAAGAGGATCAAACTACAGATTTGG gACACAGCTGGGCAGGAGCGGTACAGGACCATCACTACTGCATACTACAGAGGAGCCATGGGGTTTATTCTTATGTATGACATCACCAACGAGGAGTCCTTCGCCGCTGTCCAGGACTG GTCGACCCAGATTAAGACATACTCGTGGGACAATGCCCAGGTGATATTGGTTGGAAACAAATGTGACatggaagaagagagagtggtCTCTGTGGACAATGGGAGGCTCCTGGCAGAACAACTAG GTTTTGAGTTCTTTGAGACGAGTGCCAAGGATAACATCAACGTGAAGCAGACGTTTCAGCGGTTGGTGGACATCATCTGTGACAAGATGTCCGACACTCTAGAGACCGACCAAGGCGTCGCCATGGGAACGCCCAATGCTAAACTGACCGACAATCCCTCACCCCCTGCACACACTGACTGTGGATGTTAG